The nucleotide window ACCGCAAGGTTGGCGAGACCCACGACGGTGGCGCGACCACCGACTGGATGGAGCAGGAGAAGGAGCGCGGCATCACCATTACCTCCGCCGCTGTGACCTGCTTCTGGAACGGCAACCAGATCAACATCATCGACACCCCGGGCCACGTTGACTTCACCGTTGAGGTGGAGCGTTCCCTGCGCGTGCTCGACGGCGCTGTTGCAGTGTTCGATGGCAAGGAGGGTGTGGAGCCGCAGTCCGAGCAGGTGTGGCGCCAGGCCGCTAAGTACGACGTGCCGCGTATCTGCTTCGTGAACAAGATGGACAAGCTCGGTGCGGACTTCTTCTACACCGTTGGCACCATCGTTGACCGCCTCGGCGCGAAGCCGTTGGTTATGCAGATCCCGATCGGCGCTGAGGACGACTTCGACGGCGTCGTCGACCTGGTTGAGATGAAGGCGTACCTGTGGCCGGGCAAGGTTGAGACGGGCACCCCGCCGCAGATCCAGGAGATCCCGGCAGACCTGCAGGACAAGGCTGAGGAGTACCGCGAGAAGCTGCTCGAGACCGTTGCTGAGTCCGACGAAGCACTCATGGAGAAGTACTTCGGTGGCGAGGAGCTGAGCACCGAGGAGATCAAGGCTGCCATCCGCAAGATGACGGTCAACTCCGAGGTTTACCCGGTTTTCTGCGGCACCGCGTACCGCAACAAGGGCATCGAGCCGGTCCTGGACGCCATTGTTGATTACTTGCCGACCCCGCTGGACATCGGTGAGGTGCACGGCACCTCCGTAAACGGTGAAGACGACCTGACCCGTAAGCCGTCCGTCGACGAGCCGTTCTCCGCACTGGCGTTCAAGATTGCTGTGCACCCGTTCTTCGGCAAGCTCACCTACGTGCGTGTGTACTCCGGTCGCACCGAGCCGGGCGAGCAGATGCTCAACTCCACCAAGGAAACCAAGGAGCGCGTGGGCAAGCTCTTCCAGATGCACGCGAACAAGGAGAACCCGGTCGACGAGGCTCTGGCCGGCAACATCTACGCGTTCATCGGCCTGAAAGCAACCACCACCGGTGACACCCTGTGTGCCGCTGACGCGCCGATCATCCTTGAGTCCATGGACTTCCCGGACCCGGTTATCCAGGTGGCCATCGAGCCGAAGACCAAGGCTGACCAGGAGAAGCTGGGTACCGCGATTCAGAAGCTCGCGGAAGAAGACCCGACCTTCACGGTCAAGCTCGACGAGGAGACCGGCCAGACCGTCATCGGCGGCATGGGCGAGCTCCACCTCGACGTGCTGGTCGACCGCATGAAGCGCGAGTTCAAGGTCGAGGCGAACATCGGTTCCCCGCAGGTTGCCTACCGCGAGACCATCCGCAAGAAGGTGGAGTCCCTCGACTACACCCACAAGAAGCAGACTGGTGGTTCCGGCCAGTTCGCGAAGGTCATCGTCACCATCGAGCCGTACAACCCGGACCCGGAGACCCTGGAAGAGGGCGAGAGCGCAACCTACGCGTTCGAGAACGCCGTCACCGGTGGTCGCGTGCCCAAGGAGTACATCCCGTCGGTCGACGCCGGTATTCAGGATGCGATGCAGTACGGCTACCTGGCTGGCTACCCGCTGGTGAACATCAAGGCCACCCTTGAAGATGGCGCCTACCACGAGGTTGACTCCTCTGAAATGGCGTTCAAGATGGCTGGTTCCCAGGTGCTCAAGGAAGCTGTTGCCAAGGCGAAGCCGGTCCTGCTCGAGCCGCTCATGGCCGTTGAGGTTGTGACCCCGGAGGAGTACATGGGTGATGTCATCGGCGACCTCAACTCTCGCCGTGGCCAGGTCCACTCCATGGACGACCGCTCCGGTGCGAAGGTTGTCAAGGCCGTCGTGCCGCTGTCCCAGATGTTCGGCTACGTCGGCGACCTGCGTTCCCGTACCCAGGGCCGCGCGAACTACACCATGGTGTTCGACTCCTACGGTGAGGTTCCGTCCAACGTCGCCCAGGAGATCATCGACGAGCGCAACGGCAACTAGGTGCGTCTAACCTACGCCTCCGTGCCGGCTCGCTGCGGCTTACGTCAGCGCAGCGGGCTGGCCCCGAACTTAGTTCGAGAAACCGGGGGCGCGCCTTGCGGGTAGCGGCTTGCTGAGACCCCTTCATAAGTGGAAGCGCAACACAGCGCAAGAGGGGCCTGAGCTGGCCGTTACTCACTAGGTGGATCCGGGTTTTGTCTGGGTCGGCCGGTTTGAAAAACGGTCATCAGGTATCTAGGATCATGTAACTGGCACATTGCGAAATGGTCATTGCTGCATGTCTCGCGCATGCGGGCCATGAGGCAAGGCAAATGTAAATCGCGTGGCTGCGAAGGTCGTAGCCACCATGAAGTCCAGGAGGACAACAAGTGGCAAAGGCAAAGTTCGAGCGTACGAAGCCGCACGTCAACATCGGCACCATCGGTCACGTCGACCACGGCAAGACCACCACCACGGCTGCCATCACCACGGTTCTGGCTAACCAGTACCCGGAGGAGAACCAGGCTTTCGACTACGCTGCCATCGATAAGGCTCCGGAGGAGCGCGAGCGCGGTATTACCATCAACATTTCCCACGTTGAGTACAACACCCCGAAGCGCCACTACGCACACGTCGACGCCCCGGGCCACGCCGACTACATCAAGAACATGATTACCGGTGCTGCTCAGATGGACGGCGCAATCCTCGTGGTTGCTGCTACCGACGGCCCGATGCCGCAGACCCGCGAGCACGTGCTGCTCGCTCGCCAGGTTGGCGTTCCGTACATCCTCGTTGCACTGAACAAGTGCGACATGGTTGACGACGAGGAGATCATCGAGCTCGTCGAGATGGAGGTCCGCGAGCTGCTGGCTGAGCAGGAGTACGATGAGGACGCTCCGATCGTCCACATCTCCGCTCTGAAGGCTCTCGAGGGTGACGAGAAGTGGGTTCAGTCCATCGTTGACCTCATGCAGGCTTGCGACGACTCCATCCCGGACCCGGTCCGCGAGACCGACCGCGACTTCCTGATGCCGATCGAGGACATCTTCACCATTTCCGGCCGCGGTACCGTGGTTACCGGTCGTGTGGAGCGCGGTATCCTCAACCTCAACGACGAGGTCGAGATCATCGGTATCAAGGAGAAGTCGCAGAAGACCACCGTTACCTCCATCGAGATGTTCAACAAGCTTCTCGATACCGCTGAGGCCGGCGACAACGCTGCTCTGCTGCTGCGTGGTCTGAAGCGTGAGGACGTTGAGCGTGGCCAGGTCGTCATCAAGCCGGGCGCTTACACCCCGCACACCAAGTTCGAGGGTTCCGTCTACGTTCTGTCCAAGGACGAGGGCGGTCGCCACACCCCGTTCTTCGACAACTACCGTCCGCAGTTCTACTTCCGCACCACCGACGTGACCGGTGTTGTGAAGCTGCCGGAGGGCACCGAGATGGTCATGCCGGGCGACAACGTCGAGATGTCCGTCGAGCTGATTCAGCCGGTCGCTATGGACGAGGGCCTGCGCTTCGCTATCCGCGAGGGTTCCCGCACCGTCGGCGCTGGCCGCGTGACCAAGATCGTCGAGTAATTTCGGCGCTGGTCTAATCCAGCACACGTGTTGAAAGCCGTGTCCCAGTCCTGGGGCGCGGCTTTTTCGCATTCCCAGCCGGGTAAAGTTGCTCGCCGTGCACCAAAGCGACCCCACACGCATCCCGAAGCTGATCGCTGCCCTGCAGGAGACCTGGGAGGGTCAACCGGACCTCGCGCTTCCAGCGTTTCTGGGTATGTTGCACAATCGCGGCCTGTCGTGGGCGAGCTCAGAAGAAGAGTTGCTCCACTTGCTCTCGCGTATCCAGACAGAGCATCCATCGCTAATCGACGGCCCGTTGAACGCCCCGGTTGTTTTCACCACCTCATCTCCTCGGTTCAGCGTGACAATGACGGGGTCCAAAGTCGTGGTGCGTAGCGGGGAGGACGCGCAGCGAATGCCGAGTGTATGGACCTACACCAACTTTCGACCGGCAGGCCCGGGGCGACCCCTTGTTATCACCGATGAAGAGGGGATAGAGCACCGCTTCGGCGTCATCGACCTTGCCACCGTCTTTGATCCGAGAAGCGCGCCGTCGCTAGCCGGTCTGAAACGCACCGGGGTGGGCGCCGCCCGCTGGCTCGTCACGTTCGCTTCAGGGGAGCGAGCGGTGCTCGGGCAGCGCCTGCGGGTATGGGCAACGCACGGCCGCGAGACTGAGGTTGAAACCTACACATGGGGCAGGGTGGAGACACTCGAACCGGGTTCAGACATGCGACTGGCCCCAGCCGATGGGGGAAAACCTACCGTGCTGGGGCCGGTCAGCGAGATCGTTTTGCTCGAAGTGTGAGCGCTACGAGAGGTGAGCGCTACGAGAGGTGAGCGCTACGAGACCGCGATTCGGTCGAGCTGGAACTTCCACACTGTGTCGATGTCCATGGTGTCGTTCGCCATCCGGAAGTCTTCGTCCGCATTCTCCAGGATCGTGATGACTTCGTTGAAGCTGTAAGCCGGATCTGCGGTCACGGTGAACGAGACAGTCGGGCGCTGGCCCTCCATCGCAACCCTGGATTCCGCTTTGGTAATGGCGTCATTGCGCTTGACAAGGGCGTCGCACGCGGCTTCGCTGAGACGCTGCACGTTGATCACGGTGTCGCCGTGTGCGGGGTCTGCCGGTGCGATCGCACGGTTCGAGAACGCCCTGCTGCGGATGTTTGCCAGAAGTATCCAAAGACCCAGGATGAACGCGATGATGGCGGTAGTGATCAGCACCGTGTTGTACCAAGACGCTGCGGAGAACCTTGTCAATGCAGAACGGTCAAGCCGCCCGAGAAAGTCACTGACGTAGGGAATATCCCAGTAGAGTGCTGCTGGAAGGAGACCTGCCAGCAGCAGAGCCAGCCCGAGAACAAACACGATGAGGCGGTCAAAGAATGCAAGCGTTTTCGTCATCGCTGAATCTCCTGAGGCCCGGGGTAGGG belongs to Corynebacterium glaucum and includes:
- the tuf gene encoding elongation factor Tu gives rise to the protein MAKAKFERTKPHVNIGTIGHVDHGKTTTTAAITTVLANQYPEENQAFDYAAIDKAPEERERGITINISHVEYNTPKRHYAHVDAPGHADYIKNMITGAAQMDGAILVVAATDGPMPQTREHVLLARQVGVPYILVALNKCDMVDDEEIIELVEMEVRELLAEQEYDEDAPIVHISALKALEGDEKWVQSIVDLMQACDDSIPDPVRETDRDFLMPIEDIFTISGRGTVVTGRVERGILNLNDEVEIIGIKEKSQKTTVTSIEMFNKLLDTAEAGDNAALLLRGLKREDVERGQVVIKPGAYTPHTKFEGSVYVLSKDEGGRHTPFFDNYRPQFYFRTTDVTGVVKLPEGTEMVMPGDNVEMSVELIQPVAMDEGLRFAIREGSRTVGAGRVTKIVE
- the fusA gene encoding elongation factor G; the encoded protein is MAQEVLKDLNKVRNIGIMAHIDAGKTTTTERILFYTGINRKVGETHDGGATTDWMEQEKERGITITSAAVTCFWNGNQINIIDTPGHVDFTVEVERSLRVLDGAVAVFDGKEGVEPQSEQVWRQAAKYDVPRICFVNKMDKLGADFFYTVGTIVDRLGAKPLVMQIPIGAEDDFDGVVDLVEMKAYLWPGKVETGTPPQIQEIPADLQDKAEEYREKLLETVAESDEALMEKYFGGEELSTEEIKAAIRKMTVNSEVYPVFCGTAYRNKGIEPVLDAIVDYLPTPLDIGEVHGTSVNGEDDLTRKPSVDEPFSALAFKIAVHPFFGKLTYVRVYSGRTEPGEQMLNSTKETKERVGKLFQMHANKENPVDEALAGNIYAFIGLKATTTGDTLCAADAPIILESMDFPDPVIQVAIEPKTKADQEKLGTAIQKLAEEDPTFTVKLDEETGQTVIGGMGELHLDVLVDRMKREFKVEANIGSPQVAYRETIRKKVESLDYTHKKQTGGSGQFAKVIVTIEPYNPDPETLEEGESATYAFENAVTGGRVPKEYIPSVDAGIQDAMQYGYLAGYPLVNIKATLEDGAYHEVDSSEMAFKMAGSQVLKEAVAKAKPVLLEPLMAVEVVTPEEYMGDVIGDLNSRRGQVHSMDDRSGAKVVKAVVPLSQMFGYVGDLRSRTQGRANYTMVFDSYGEVPSNVAQEIIDERNGN